In a genomic window of uncultured Flavobacterium sp.:
- a CDS encoding N-acetylmuramoyl-L-alanine amidase, with translation MSIKHFCYLILAIVITSCSTNPYKTTEKAYDQQLKTLENQITSKDPQAIPPIPPVVIDTSYASQLGIVKDTLSKTGSTYLQNGVNTEWVGTVNFNLRKPSFIVLHHTAQDSIQQTIKTFTLTRTQVSAHYIISENGKVVQMLNDYLRAWHAGASTWGKNTDLNSSSIGIELDNNGFKPFTEAQISSLVALLTKLKKEYNIPTQNILGHSDIAPGRKQDPSALFPWKTLAEKGFGIWPDEVLEEAPFDFKIEQALRIIGYNTKNLSAAIMAFKLHYIQTDVTPTLDRKTIDTIYSIYKKQVQ, from the coding sequence ATGTCAATAAAACATTTTTGTTATCTGATTTTAGCAATTGTTATTACTTCTTGCTCTACAAATCCTTATAAAACTACTGAAAAAGCTTACGATCAACAGCTTAAAACTTTAGAAAACCAAATTACAAGCAAAGATCCACAGGCAATCCCCCCTATTCCACCGGTTGTTATTGATACTTCGTATGCATCACAATTAGGAATAGTAAAAGATACTTTGTCAAAAACAGGATCTACTTATTTACAAAATGGAGTAAATACAGAATGGGTTGGAACTGTAAATTTTAATTTAAGAAAACCTAGTTTTATAGTTTTGCACCATACGGCGCAAGATTCTATTCAGCAAACAATTAAAACTTTTACCTTAACAAGAACTCAAGTAAGTGCTCATTATATTATCTCTGAAAACGGAAAGGTGGTTCAGATGCTTAACGACTATTTAAGAGCTTGGCATGCAGGCGCATCGACTTGGGGTAAAAATACTGATTTGAATTCTTCTTCTATTGGAATTGAACTTGACAATAATGGCTTTAAACCTTTTACGGAAGCACAAATTAGTAGTTTGGTAGCTCTTTTGACAAAATTGAAAAAAGAATACAATATTCCAACTCAAAATATTTTAGGTCATTCGGATATTGCTCCGGGAAGAAAACAAGATCCAAGTGCTTTATTTCCTTGGAAAACTCTTGCTGAAAAAGGTTTTGGAATCTGGCCAGATGAAGTTCTTGAAGAAGCTCCTTTTGACTTTAAAATTGAACAGGCTTTGAGAATTATTGGTTACAATACTAAGAATCTTTCGGCTGCAATTATGGCTTTTAAATTACACTATATTCAAACTGATGTAACGCCAACTCTGGATCGAAAAACAATTGACACGATTTACTCGATCTATAAGAAACAAGTTCAGTAA
- the rimO gene encoding 30S ribosomal protein S12 methylthiotransferase RimO, with the protein MRTKSLKKNKINVITLGCSKNVYDSEVLMGQLRANGKDVEHEAPAEREGNIIVINTCGFIDNAKAESVNMILEYADKKDKGLVDKVFVTGCLSERYRPDLEKEIPNVDQYFGTTELPQLLKALGADYKHELLGERLTTTPKNYAYLKIAEGCDRPCSFCAIPLMRGSHVSQPIEKLVKEAQGLAKNGVKELILIAQDLTYYGLDIYKKRNLAELLEELAKVEGIEWIRLHYAYPTGFPMDVLELMKREPKICNYIDIPLQHISDSILKSMRRGTTQAKTTQLLKDFRAAVPGMAIRTTLIVGYPGETQEDFEILKDFVQEMKFDRMGCFAYSHEENTHAYLLEDNVPDDVKQARANEIMELQSQISWDLNQEKVGQVFRCIIDRKEGAHFVGRTEFDSPDVDNEVLIDASKHYVKTGEFVNIRIIEATEFDLYGEPA; encoded by the coding sequence ATGAGAACCAAGTCTTTAAAAAAGAACAAAATTAACGTAATCACTCTTGGGTGTTCGAAGAATGTATATGACAGTGAAGTGCTTATGGGTCAGCTTCGTGCAAACGGAAAAGACGTTGAACATGAAGCTCCTGCAGAAAGAGAAGGAAACATTATCGTAATCAACACTTGTGGTTTTATTGACAATGCTAAAGCGGAATCAGTAAACATGATTTTGGAATATGCTGATAAAAAAGACAAAGGATTAGTAGATAAGGTTTTTGTTACCGGATGTTTGTCTGAACGTTACAGACCTGATTTAGAAAAAGAAATCCCGAATGTAGATCAATATTTTGGTACAACTGAATTACCTCAATTATTGAAAGCTTTAGGTGCCGATTATAAACATGAATTATTAGGGGAGCGTTTGACTACAACTCCTAAAAATTATGCTTACCTGAAAATTGCCGAAGGCTGCGACAGACCTTGTAGTTTTTGCGCAATTCCATTAATGAGAGGTTCTCACGTTTCACAACCAATTGAAAAACTGGTTAAAGAAGCGCAAGGTTTAGCTAAAAATGGGGTTAAAGAATTAATCTTAATTGCACAAGACTTAACTTATTATGGTCTTGATATTTATAAAAAGAGAAATCTTGCTGAACTTCTTGAAGAATTAGCAAAAGTAGAAGGTATCGAATGGATTCGTTTGCATTATGCTTATCCTACAGGTTTCCCAATGGATGTTTTGGAATTAATGAAACGTGAACCTAAAATCTGTAATTATATAGATATTCCGTTGCAACATATTTCTGATTCTATCTTGAAATCTATGCGTCGTGGTACTACTCAGGCTAAAACTACTCAATTATTGAAAGATTTTAGAGCTGCAGTTCCGGGAATGGCAATCAGGACTACTTTGATCGTTGGTTATCCAGGTGAAACTCAGGAAGATTTTGAAATTTTGAAAGATTTTGTTCAGGAAATGAAATTTGACAGAATGGGTTGTTTTGCTTATTCTCACGAAGAAAACACGCACGCTTATTTATTGGAAGATAATGTTCCGGATGATGTTAAACAAGCCAGAGCAAACGAAATCATGGAGTTACAATCTCAAATTTCATGGGATTTGAATCAAGAAAAAGTTGGACAAGTATTTAGATGTATCATTGACAGAAAAGAAGGTGCGCATTTTGTGGGTAGAACGGAGTTCGATAGTCCGGATGTTGACAATGAAGTTTTGATCGATGCTTCTAAACATTACGTAAAAACTGGCGAATTTGTTAATATACGAATAATAGAGGCGACAGAATTTGATTTATACGGAGAACCTGCTTAA
- a CDS encoding outer membrane protein transport protein, producing MKKILFLLITGLTVSVSHSQEVSDAIRYAQDNITGTARFRAMSGAFGAVGGDLSSITVNPAGSAIFSNNQVGVTFSNQSTKNNSDYFNTKTSENDNSFILNQAGGVFVFHDHNPNNNWRKITIGATYENTRNFDNSTFSAGTNPTHSVGDYFLEFANYGNGGSPVPQEFVNLANNETITDLYHFLGSNLPNGKYPRLSGFSAQQAMLGYQGFVINPTDANNPNSTYTTNVPAGGNYYQENGIYTSGYNSKVSFNIATSYKDRIYFGANLNVHVLDYRRSTNFYEDNGNPFDPTKSLSSLRFNNNLYTYGNGFSFQLGAIAKVTEAFRLGLAYESNTWYDLYDETSQSLFTTIQPTRGQSTNKTVNPDVVNIYEPYTLQTPGKTTFSAAYVFGKSGLISVDYAIKDYGNTKYKPTSDFRGVNDQISNQLTSNGELRVGAEYKIKQLSLRGGYRFEGSPYKDGTTIGDLNSYSGGLGYNFGGTKIDLAYSYLERKSNQGFFDVGFTDGAKITSKLNNVSLTLLFEL from the coding sequence ATGAAAAAAATATTATTCCTACTTATTACAGGACTAACTGTTAGCGTCTCACATTCTCAAGAAGTTTCGGATGCTATTCGCTACGCACAAGATAACATAACCGGAACAGCAAGATTTAGAGCAATGAGTGGTGCATTTGGAGCTGTTGGAGGTGACTTATCTTCTATAACTGTCAATCCTGCAGGCTCTGCCATATTTTCTAATAATCAGGTTGGGGTAACTTTTAGCAATCAATCTACTAAGAATAACTCTGATTATTTTAATACTAAAACCAGCGAAAACGACAACTCTTTTATACTAAACCAAGCGGGTGGTGTTTTTGTTTTTCATGATCATAACCCAAACAACAATTGGAGAAAGATTACAATTGGAGCAACTTACGAAAACACAAGAAATTTCGATAATAGTACATTTTCAGCAGGTACAAACCCTACACATTCTGTAGGTGATTATTTTTTAGAATTTGCAAATTATGGAAATGGAGGATCTCCTGTCCCTCAAGAGTTTGTTAATCTAGCTAATAATGAAACTATAACCGATCTATATCATTTTCTTGGATCAAATCTACCCAATGGTAAATACCCAAGATTATCAGGCTTTTCAGCACAGCAAGCAATGTTAGGCTATCAAGGTTTTGTAATAAATCCCACTGATGCGAACAATCCAAACAGTACATATACAACAAATGTACCCGCCGGAGGAAATTATTATCAGGAAAACGGAATTTATACAAGCGGATACAATAGCAAAGTAAGTTTCAATATTGCAACTTCCTACAAAGACAGAATTTATTTTGGAGCCAATTTAAATGTTCACGTACTTGACTATAGAAGATCAACAAATTTCTACGAAGATAATGGCAATCCATTTGACCCAACTAAAAGCTTATCAAGTTTACGCTTCAATAATAACTTATACACTTATGGAAACGGCTTCTCTTTTCAGTTGGGGGCTATCGCCAAAGTCACAGAAGCTTTCCGTCTTGGATTAGCCTATGAATCAAACACCTGGTACGATCTTTACGACGAAACTTCTCAAAGCTTGTTCACAACAATACAACCTACTAGAGGACAATCAACCAATAAAACTGTCAACCCAGATGTTGTAAACATCTACGAACCCTATACATTACAAACTCCAGGAAAAACAACTTTTAGCGCTGCTTATGTATTTGGAAAATCAGGCTTAATTAGTGTAGATTATGCAATTAAAGATTATGGAAACACAAAATACAAACCAACTAGTGACTTCAGAGGCGTAAACGATCAAATTAGTAACCAACTAACCAGCAATGGAGAATTAAGAGTGGGGGCCGAATACAAAATAAAACAATTGAGCCTTCGCGGAGGTTACCGTTTTGAAGGAAGTCCTTATAAAGACGGAACTACGATTGGAGATTTAAACAGTTATTCTGGAGGTTTAGGGTACAATTTTGGAGGAACTAAAATAGATTTAGCGTATTCCTATTTAGAAAGAAAATCAAATCAAGGTTTTTTTGATGTAGGATTTACCGATGGTGCAAAAATCACATCGAAACTAAATAATGTTTCTTTGACTTTATTATTTGAATTGTAA